The following coding sequences lie in one Salarias fasciatus chromosome 7 unlocalized genomic scaffold, fSalaFa1.1 super_scaffold_4, whole genome shotgun sequence genomic window:
- the slc20a1b gene encoding sodium-dependent phosphate transporter 1-B produces MVSTTTAVAIILTTGVAVSGPLTNYLWLLIVGFIIAFILAFSVGANDVANSFGTAVGSGVVTLRQACILATVFETLGSVLLGAKVSETIRKGIIDVSMYNDTQHIMMAGSVSAMVGSAVWQLAASFLKLPISGTHCIVGATIGFSLVAKGHQGVKWFELLRIVSSWFLSPLLSGIMSGIVFYFVRMFILRKKDPVPNGLKALPVFYAVTMGINLFSIMYTGAPMLGFDKIPWWGILLISLGCSLLTAIVVWFIVCPHLKKKIERDIKSSSPSESPLMEKRELKEAQCPILKQTAKESSTPAAPADGQSAAAQPPVAPEERRVAFNIGDSDDAENNKERKVAFDIGDSDDTEYTSVGDAPKQTQTNDQLNNQHSNGVANAPNQVQFNNQVQFNNRPAQIPNNGYSQYHTVHKDSGLYKDLLHKLHLAKVGDCMGEGGDRPIRRNNSYTSYTMAIIGMHGDFKHKEGDFRASEDGDKAPGTGGQDRKRIRMDSYTSYCNAVAEHTTPETLGESDVTLEIGNQDAGSSHSSLDEDGLDADKPEVSALFQFLQILTACFGSFAHGGNDVSNAIGPLVALWLVYETGSVTSNAQTPIWLLLYGGVGICMGLWVWGRRVIQTMGRDLTPITPSSGFSIELASAVTVVVASNIGLPVSTTHCKVGSVVAVGWLRSRKAVDWRLFRNIFMAWFVTVPISGLISAAIMAIFLQVI; encoded by the exons ATGGTTTCTACGACGACGGCTGTTGCAATAATACTGACCACAGGGGTGGCAGTCTCCGGTCCTCTCACAAATTACTTGTGGTTGCTGATCGTAGGCTTTATCATTGCCTTCATCTTAGCCTTTTCCGTGGGTGCCAATGATGTCGCTAACTCATTCGGCACAGCTGTCGGCTCTGGTGTTGTCACCCTGCGACAGGCTTGCATTCTGGCTACTGTGTTTGAAACCCTGGGCTCCGTGCTCCTCGGGGCCAAAGTGAGCGAAACCATCCGCAAAGGCATCATCGACGTGAGCATGTACAATGACACTCAGCATATCATGATGGCTGGATCCGTCAGTGCTATGGTTG GTTCCGCTGTGTGGCAGCTGGCCGCCTCCTTCCTCAAGCTCCCAATCTCTGGTACACACTGCATTGTTGGTGCTACTATTGGCTTCTCGCTGGTTGCCAAAGGCCATCAGGGAGTCAAGTGGTTCGAACTCCTCCGTATTG tTTCATCCTGGTTCCTGAGTCCACTTTTGTCTGGAATAATGTCCGGCATTGTGTTCTACTTTGTGCGCATGTTCATTTTACGCAAG AAAGACCCCGTTCCTAATGGATTGAAGGCCTTACCTGTCTTCTATGCTGTGACCATGGGGATCAACCTGTTCTCCATCATGTACACTGGAGCTCCGA TGCTAGGATTTGACAAGATCCCTTGGTGGGGCATCCTTCTCATCTCTCtgggctgctctctgctgaccGCCATTGTGGTCTGGTTCATTGTCTGCCCTCATCTGAAGAAGAAGATTGAAC GAGATATCAAGTCTTCCAGCCCTTCTGAGAGCCCCTTGATGGAGAAGAGGGAGCTCAAGGAGGCCCagtgtccaatcctgaagcagACTGCCAAGGAGTCGTCCACTCCGGCTGCACCAGCTGACGGTCAGAGCGCCGCCGCTCAGCCCCCAGTCGCCCCCGAGGAGCGCAGGGTGGCGTTCAACATCGGCGATTCCGACGACGCCGAGAACAACAAGGAACGCAAAGTAGCGTTCGACATCGGAGATTCTGATGACACGGAGTACACCAGCGTCGGTGATG CGCCCAAACAGACTCAAACAAACGATCAGCTCAACAACCAGCACAGCAACGGCGTCGCGAATGCTCCCAACCAGGTCCAGTTCAACAACCAAGTTCAGTTCAACAACCGGCCGGCACAGATTCCAAACAACGGTTACAGCCAGTATCACACCGTGCACAAGGACTCCGGGCTCTACAAGGACCTCCTGCATAAGCTCCACCTGGCCAAGGTTGGCGACTGCATGGGAGAGGGCGGCGACAGGCCCATCCGGCGCAACAACAGCTACACCTCCTACACCATGGCCATCATCGGCATGCACGGAGACTTCAAGCATAAGGAAGGGGATTTCCGTGCCAGTGAAGATGGCGACAAAGCCCCGGGAACCGGCGGCCAGGACAGGAAGCGCATCCGCATGGACAGCTACACCAGCTACTGCAATGCCGTCGCAGAGCACACAACTCCCGAAACTCTGGGGGAGAGTGACGTGACACTAGAGATCGGGAATCAGGACGCCGGCAGCAGCCACAGCTCTTTGGACGAAGACGGACTCGATGCAGACAAGCCGGAAGTCTCGGCTCTGTTTCAGTTCCTCCAGATCCTCACCGCTTGCTTCGGATCGTTCGCCCACGGAGGAAACGATGTGAG TAATGCCATTGGACCTTTGGTTGCTCTGTGGTTGGTTTACGAAACGGGCAGCGTGACCTCGAACGCACAGACACCCATCTGGCTGCTGCTGTACGGCGGCGTGGGCATCTGCATGGGCCTGTGGGTGTGGGGGCGCCGCGTGATTCAGACCATGGGCAGGGACCTCACCCCCATCACCCCTTCAAG tgGTTTCAGCATTGAGCTGGCCTCAGCCGTGAccgtcgtggttgcctcaaaCATTGGCCTGCCTGTCTCCACCACCCACTGCAAG GTGGGCTCGGTGGTAGCTGTGGGGTGGCTGCGCTCGAGAAAGGCCGTGGACTGGCGTCTCTTCAGGAACATCTTCATGGCCTGGTTCGTGACGGTGCCGATCTCCGGCCTGATCAGCGCCGCCATCATGGCCATCTTCCTCCAGGTCATCTGA
- the drg1 gene encoding developmentally-regulated GTP-binding protein 1 — MSILAKIAEIENEMARTQRNKATAHHLGLLKARLAKLRRELITPKGGSGGGTGEGFDVAKTGDARIGFVGFPSVGKSTLLSNLAGVYSEVAAYEFTTLTTVPGVIRYKGAKIQLLDLPGIIEGAKDGKGRGRQVIAVARTCNLILIVLDVLKPLGHKKLIEHELEGFGIRLNKQPPNIGFKKKDKGGINFTATCAQSELDADTVKSILAEYKIHNADITLRSDSTADDLIDVVEGNRVYIPCIYVLNKIDQISIEELDIIYKVPHCVPISAHHRWNFDDLLEKMWDYLKLVRIYTKPKGQLPDYTSPVVLPDERTSVEDFCLKIHKNLIKEFKYALVWGSSVKHNPQKVGKDHVLEDEDVIQLVKK; from the exons ATGAGCATACTCGCCAAAATAGCAGAGATCGAAAATGAG ATGGCCAGGACGCAGAGGAACAAGGCCACAGCTCACCACTTGGGTCTGCTCAAAGCACGTCTGGCCAAACTGAGGAGGGAACTGATCACACCTAAAGGAGGCAGTGGTGGTGGAACAGGAGAAG GTTTTGATGTGGCAAAAACTGGTGATGCTCGCATCGGCTTCGTGGGTTTTCCTTCAGTGGGAAAATCTACGCTGCTCAGCAACCTTGCGGGTGTATATTCTGAGGTTGCTGCCTATGAGTTCACCACCCTTACCACAGTTCCTGGAGTCATTCGTTATAAAGGCGCCAAAATTCAG CTCCTGGATCTACCAGGAATCATTGAGGGGGCCAAGGATGGCAAAGGCAGAGGAAGACAAGTCATCGCAG TGGCCCGGACCTGCAATCTCATCCTGATAGTGCTCGATGTGTTGAAGCCTCTCGGCCACAAGAAGCTAATAGAGCACGAGCTGGAGGGCTTCGGCATCCGGCTCAACAAGCAGCCGCCCAACATTGGTTTCAAGAAGAAGGACAAAGGAGGCATCAATTTTACCGCGACA TGCGCACAAAGCGAGCTCGACGCCGACACGGTGAAGAGCATCCTGGCTGAGTACAAGATCCACAACGCCGACATCACTCTGCGCAGCGACTCCACGGCGGATGACCTCATTGACGTGGTGGAGGGAAATCG GGTCTACATCCCGTGCATCTATGTGCTCAACAAGATCGACCAGATCTCCATCGAGGAGCTGGACATCATCTACAAGGTGCCGCACTGCGTGCCCATCTCCGCCCACCACCGCTGGAACTTCGACGACCTGCTGGAGAAGATGTGGGACTACCTGAAACTCGTGCGCAT ctACACCAAACCCAAAGGCCAGCTCCCCGACTACACGTCTCCCGTCGTGCTGCCCGACGAGCGAACTTCAGTGGAGGACTTCTGCctgaaaattcacaaaaacctAATCAAAGAGTTCAAGTA TGCACTTGTGTGGGGCTCGTCTGTGAAACATAATCCACAAAAGGTGGGCAAAGATCACGTGTTGGAGGATGAAGATGTTATCCAGCtggtgaaaaaataa
- the stard7 gene encoding stAR-related lipid transfer protein 7, mitochondrial, whose product MFHSVPRRPICDIGVTTMRLRQSSRSLRRTVEEGREKLDRLPWLGRSMGLLLSWLQRAGVGAAEAAGSAPKRKGLLSIFADHCGFVTGQRLRRACQVGELYSNLYSERTRRTLVGNIWRRFQSKHSSNGKLIAALAGVFMWENEKIQDEEISRCGLELQALENAKRLSSSSGPVSEQQEQGWEVVIDKKDFKVWKRPIPNSHLYEYRVLGSYNDVTPRQFFNVQLDTEYRKKWDSLVIKLEVVDRDAYTGSEVVHWATHFPYPMYSRDYVYVRRYDVDVDSNLMILISRAVQHPRVPETQEFVRVHSYQSKMVIRPHKSFDENGFDYMLVYSDDPQTVFPRYCVSWMVSSGMPDFLDKLHSAALRAKNLEVGIHDYVGVIKSSDANRQASQERLAGENAHTGTSGQIYA is encoded by the exons ATGTTTCACTCGGTGCCCCGTCGTCCGATCTGCGACATCGGCGTCACGACGATGAGGCTCCGGCAGAGCAGCAGGTCCCTCCGGCGCACCGTGGAGGAGGGCAGAGAGAAGCTGGACAGGCTGCCGTGGCTGGGCAGGAGCATGggcctgctgctgtcctggCTGCAGAGGGCAGGTGTGGGTGCAGCCGAGGCCGCGGGGTCTGCGCCGAAGAGGAAAGGCTTGCTGTCGATATTCGCGGACCACTGCGGCTTCGTGACCGGCCAGAGGCTCCGGCGGGCCTGTCAGGTGGGAGAGCTGTACTCCAACTTGTACTCCGAGCGAACCAGAAGGACCCTGGTTGGGAACATATGGCGCAGGTTCCAGAGCAAGCACTCCTCCAACGGGAAGCTCATCGCGGCGTTGGCTGGTGTCTTCATGTGGGAGAACGAAAAGATCCAAGACGAGGAAATAAGCAG GTGTGGACTTGAACTCCAGGCCCTGGAGAACGCCAAACGCCTCAGCTCATCTTCAGGGCCCGTGTCAGAACAACAGGAACAAGGCTGGGAGGTTGTGATAGATAAGAAAGACTTCAAAGTGTGGAAGCGGCCGATTCCCAACAGCCACCTTTATGAATATAGAG TATTAGGCTCCTACAACGACGTCACACCGAGACAGTTCTTCAATGTGCAG TTGGACACTGAGTACAGGAAGAAGTGGGATTCTCTGGTCATCAAGCTTGAAGTGGTGGACAGAGATGCCTATACGGGCTCTGAAGTTGTGCACTGGGCAACGCATTTTCCT TACCCCATGTATTCAAGAGATTATGTGTATGTTCGTCGTTACGATGTTGACGTCGACAGTAACCTGATGATTTTGATATCCAG AGCTGTGCAGCATCCCCGAGTGCCAGAGACGCAGGAGTTTGTGAGAGTCCATTCGTACCAGTCAAAGATGGTTATTCGCCCACACAAGTCCTTTGATGAG AACGGATTTGATTACATGCTTGTCTACAGTGACGACCCTCAGACTGTCTTTCCTCGATACTGCGTGAGCTGGATGGTGTCAAGTG GCATGCCGGACTTCCTGGACAAGCTGCATTCTGCTGCCTTGCGGGCCAAAAACTTGGAAGTAGGGATTCACGACTACGTTGGGGTCATTAAATCGAGCGACGCCAACCGGCAGGCGAGCCAGGAGCGCCTCGCCGGGGAAAATGCTCACACAGGCACGTCTGGGCAGATCTACGCTTAG